A genomic window from Treponema maltophilum ATCC 51939 includes:
- the glgA gene encoding glycogen synthase GlgA, translated as MKILMVSAEAFPFAKTGGLADAVSALAVALHKQGCDVRIVMPRYYGINKDSLQKLEGPLGIPCGYKEEWAAVYTACMPPTDSLPVYFIDHEQAFGRDGVYGSADESDFHDNPFRFAVLCQSVFQLCRKLSWFPDIIHAHDWSASLAPVLLRFNERRGEFAHTASVLTVHNLGYQGIYGKHMYPCMGLAWEHFYSSGFEDWDKMNFLKAGLTSADVLSTVSPTYAREIQTAEQGFRMDGLLKSRQKDLFGILNGVDTDVWNPASDKKIAERYTAKTIEKKCENKAALQRLLGFDVNPDIPLVVMISRLADQKGIGELFGPAYGCAYSLCSDIRLQFAVLGSGEKWCERELLTLQDKLPNFRCRIGYDDALSHLMEAGADFFLMPSRYEPCGLNQMYSLLYGTLPIVHRTGGLADTVENYDEHTGEGTGFMFDDLTPKSIYNTVGWAVYAWYNKKSHIEKMKKRAMGRHFGWSESAKKYEELYKTALSKL; from the coding sequence GCGCTGCACAAACAAGGCTGCGATGTGCGTATCGTTATGCCGCGCTATTACGGCATAAATAAAGACAGCCTGCAAAAACTCGAAGGTCCCTTGGGAATTCCCTGCGGCTACAAAGAAGAGTGGGCCGCCGTTTACACCGCTTGTATGCCGCCGACCGATTCTTTGCCGGTATATTTTATCGATCACGAACAGGCTTTCGGCCGCGACGGCGTGTACGGCAGCGCCGATGAAAGCGATTTTCACGATAATCCGTTCCGCTTTGCCGTATTGTGTCAGTCGGTTTTTCAGCTGTGCCGAAAGCTGTCGTGGTTTCCGGACATCATTCACGCGCACGATTGGTCGGCGTCCCTCGCTCCGGTTTTGCTGCGCTTTAACGAACGCCGCGGCGAATTTGCGCATACGGCAAGCGTTTTAACCGTTCACAATTTGGGTTATCAGGGAATTTACGGCAAGCACATGTATCCGTGCATGGGACTCGCATGGGAACATTTTTATTCGTCCGGGTTTGAAGATTGGGACAAAATGAATTTTTTAAAAGCCGGTCTTACAAGCGCCGACGTACTGTCAACCGTATCGCCGACCTATGCGCGCGAAATTCAAACCGCCGAACAGGGCTTCCGTATGGACGGTCTTTTAAAAAGTCGGCAAAAAGATTTGTTCGGTATTTTGAACGGTGTGGATACGGACGTATGGAATCCCGCGTCCGATAAAAAAATAGCCGAGCGCTATACGGCAAAAACAATCGAAAAAAAATGCGAAAACAAAGCCGCCCTGCAGCGTCTTTTGGGATTTGACGTAAATCCGGATATTCCGCTTGTCGTCATGATAAGCCGGCTTGCCGATCAAAAGGGAATCGGTGAATTGTTCGGCCCTGCCTACGGCTGCGCATACAGCCTGTGTTCGGATATAAGATTGCAGTTTGCGGTTTTGGGTTCCGGCGAAAAATGGTGCGAACGCGAACTTCTTACCTTGCAGGATAAATTGCCGAATTTCCGCTGCCGCATCGGTTACGACGACGCTTTAAGCCATTTGATGGAAGCGGGCGCCGATTTTTTCCTTATGCCGAGCCGCTACGAGCCGTGCGGATTAAATCAAATGTATTCGCTTTTATACGGTACGCTCCCGATTGTGCACCGCACCGGCGGTCTTGCCGACACGGTCGAAAACTACGACGAGCACACCGGCGAAGGCACCGGCTTTATGTTCGACGATTTAACGCCGAAAAGTATTTACAATACCGTCGGCTGGGCGGTATACGCATGGTACAATAAAAAAAGTCATATCGAAAAAATGAAAAAACGGGCTATGGGCCGGCATTTCGGCTGGAGCGAGTCCGCAAAAAAATACGAAGAGCTGTACAAAACGGCTTTGTCGAAACTGTAA
- a CDS encoding TIGR03546 family protein: MISYIVKLLKALNTNSHPGEIAHAVAIGMLLGFMPKNNALWYLLFVFFLFVRVHKGALLLTTLAASLLAGLFDPLFDAIGYIVLTFSPLEPVYAALLDIPFVAFTKFNNTIVAGSLVFSLILYIPVYILIRILVKSWRTHLAPALVRSKFMQAFYQTPFIAKITGFFTEV; the protein is encoded by the coding sequence ATGATTTCGTACATTGTAAAACTGCTTAAAGCGCTCAATACGAATTCGCATCCGGGAGAAATCGCTCACGCCGTTGCGATCGGGATGCTGCTCGGCTTTATGCCGAAAAATAACGCGCTGTGGTACCTGCTGTTTGTGTTTTTTCTTTTTGTGCGCGTGCATAAGGGCGCCTTGCTGCTTACGACATTGGCTGCAAGTTTACTTGCCGGACTTTTCGATCCGCTGTTCGACGCGATAGGCTATATCGTACTGACGTTTTCGCCTTTGGAGCCGGTCTATGCCGCTTTACTCGACATTCCCTTTGTCGCTTTTACGAAATTCAACAACACGATAGTTGCGGGCTCTCTTGTATTCAGCCTGATACTGTATATTCCCGTATACATCTTGATAAGAATTCTGGTTAAATCGTGGCGAACGCATCTTGCGCCGGCTCTTGTACGGAGTAAATTCATGCAGGCTTTTTACCAAACGCCCTTTATCGCGAAAATTACCGGCTTTTTTACCGAGGTATAA
- a CDS encoding TIGR03545 family protein, with product MKKEQKKIPSKKLPSIFKKTYTEKSLEKKLLKKLYIPADREFVASQFFPDEKDPAKRRIVRTEYDVKDFKRLRILSKQIRRQKGRLNLVPLAAAVSFVAAVVLVVLVFKDPLAKRALTAGLQKITGAKVDIASVHVGILDSSVTVRALAAADKNSPMKNVFEAQKIQLDFNLTQLLKKRFVCQNLEVSGMAFGTERKTSGELPAAVKKAKKEKARDKDDGKTALLIKERQKDALEQSKKIVSSMFESLNPQNFLDNALKQLQTPAASQKAQETVAQIVATWEKRPAELEAAVNDFRKSSEKVAARDYQAIKDLAELKAALEELNTAIKDGQKLAALSDTTVKDLQKDGKTVRLAAKEASDAVKKDTDFVNGEINKIRSFTVADGKNIFAQTVKAASYSVLGKYYPYAEKALNAALNSNKGANKDAQAKKAAKKQKARQKAGRLPGRTIEYRADIYPSFLIQQMLANGTGFEGRINDISNDPDRWGKPASFSARFDESAFSENKRMHSAEGTVNIGEKLDYPLLKMQYTGSGYKASFNPSSALQTLDAPALDVAGVPSFAGRAKIQAGVRADRDGRVDIDADFDFDQVRLTADSFEPDFISRIYNESLAAVKNMQFKIKAEVSQSDLLMDVASDADKVFIAALQTGINKELSAIKQKSLKEAQAELEKYTGPLNEKLGDFGGIEKGVMNQKQAVDMLQKKLEESKAEVIKRIEQAGKDALKDAAGGALKGLFGR from the coding sequence ATGAAAAAAGAACAAAAGAAGATTCCGTCCAAAAAACTTCCGTCGATTTTTAAAAAAACATATACGGAAAAGTCGCTTGAAAAAAAACTGCTTAAAAAGCTCTATATACCCGCCGACCGCGAATTCGTTGCATCGCAGTTTTTCCCCGACGAAAAGGATCCCGCCAAACGGAGGATTGTCCGCACCGAATACGATGTAAAGGATTTTAAGCGCTTACGGATTTTAAGCAAACAAATAAGGCGGCAAAAAGGACGCTTAAACCTCGTGCCGCTTGCCGCCGCTGTTTCTTTTGTTGCAGCCGTTGTGCTTGTCGTGCTTGTATTTAAAGATCCGCTTGCAAAACGCGCTTTAACGGCGGGCTTGCAAAAAATCACGGGCGCCAAAGTCGATATCGCTTCGGTTCATGTCGGCATTTTGGATTCGTCGGTTACCGTGCGCGCTCTTGCCGCCGCCGATAAAAATTCGCCGATGAAAAACGTTTTTGAAGCGCAAAAAATCCAGCTCGATTTTAATTTAACGCAGCTTTTAAAAAAGCGTTTTGTGTGCCAAAACCTTGAAGTTTCCGGCATGGCGTTCGGAACCGAGCGCAAAACGTCGGGTGAACTTCCGGCCGCGGTAAAGAAAGCGAAAAAAGAAAAGGCGCGCGATAAAGACGACGGTAAAACGGCTTTGCTTATAAAAGAGCGTCAAAAAGATGCGCTCGAACAAAGCAAAAAAATCGTTTCGTCGATGTTTGAAAGTTTGAATCCGCAAAACTTTTTGGACAACGCGCTCAAGCAGCTGCAAACGCCCGCCGCATCGCAAAAAGCGCAGGAAACCGTCGCTCAAATTGTGGCGACATGGGAAAAGCGCCCTGCGGAACTTGAAGCCGCCGTAAACGATTTTAGAAAAAGTTCGGAGAAAGTCGCCGCGCGCGATTATCAGGCGATTAAAGATCTTGCCGAATTGAAAGCGGCCTTGGAAGAACTGAATACTGCGATAAAGGACGGCCAAAAGCTTGCGGCTTTGAGCGACACGACGGTTAAGGATTTGCAAAAAGACGGCAAAACCGTGCGGCTTGCGGCAAAAGAAGCTTCCGATGCTGTAAAAAAAGATACCGATTTTGTCAACGGCGAAATCAATAAAATCCGCTCGTTTACGGTTGCCGACGGGAAAAATATTTTCGCGCAAACCGTAAAAGCCGCTTCGTACAGCGTGCTCGGAAAATACTATCCGTATGCGGAAAAAGCGCTTAATGCCGCGCTCAATTCGAACAAGGGAGCAAACAAAGACGCACAGGCAAAAAAGGCGGCAAAAAAACAAAAAGCGCGGCAAAAGGCCGGGCGGCTTCCCGGCAGAACGATCGAATACCGTGCCGACATATATCCGTCGTTTTTAATTCAGCAAATGCTTGCAAACGGAACGGGTTTTGAAGGCCGCATAAACGATATTTCCAACGATCCTGACCGTTGGGGAAAGCCCGCGTCGTTCAGTGCCCGTTTTGACGAAAGCGCGTTTTCCGAAAACAAGCGCATGCACAGCGCAGAAGGAACCGTAAATATCGGAGAAAAACTCGACTACCCCTTATTGAAAATGCAGTATACCGGAAGCGGTTATAAAGCTTCGTTTAATCCGTCTTCGGCTTTGCAGACGCTTGACGCTCCCGCGCTCGACGTTGCAGGCGTTCCGTCTTTTGCGGGCAGGGCAAAAATACAGGCGGGCGTACGGGCCGACCGCGACGGACGTGTCGATATAGATGCGGATTTCGACTTCGACCAAGTGCGTCTTACCGCCGATTCGTTCGAACCGGATTTTATTTCGCGCATTTACAACGAATCGCTTGCGGCGGTTAAAAACATGCAGTTTAAAATCAAAGCGGAAGTTTCGCAGTCGGACTTGCTTATGGACGTTGCAAGCGACGCGGACAAGGTTTTTATCGCCGCGCTGCAAACGGGAATCAACAAAGAGCTTTCAGCCATAAAGCAAAAGTCGCTCAAAGAAGCTCAAGCCGAATTGGAAAAATACACCGGGCCTTTAAACGAAAAGCTGGGCGACTTCGGCGGCATTGAAAAAGGCGTTATGAATCAAAAACAAGCCGTCGATATGCTGCAAAAAAAGCTGGAAGAAAGCAAAGCCGAAGTTATAAAACGCATCGAGCAGGCCGGAAAAGATGCGCTCAAAGATGCGGCCGGCGGTGCGCTGAAAGGCTTATTCGGACGTTGA
- a CDS encoding lipoate--protein ligase, translating into MTYIDHDNTDPCFNFAAEEYFMDEKDIGDDSLFMFWRTKPTLMVGRFQNTVEEINQAYVRDHGIAVVRRNSGGGTIYTDESAWQFSFIIKNYAQSEISFQSFTRPIADCLKKIGIQAEFGSRNDLMIGGKKFSGNAQYRKQNAMIHHGSVLFDTDLSALTESLNVSKDKIISKGIKSVREHVTNVAEHLRVPVSAEAFKTLMVEGILRSEDRRYKPGVSDIKRIEQIADSKFRTWEWNYGRSPAFGIERKKRFAAGGVQVKLNIVNGIIEDCKIFGDFFESGNIAAAEQALCGIPYTREAVAQRVDSHKLYENFYLLGRSELIESIIE; encoded by the coding sequence ATGACCTACATCGATCACGACAATACCGACCCCTGTTTTAACTTTGCCGCCGAAGAATATTTTATGGACGAAAAAGACATCGGCGACGACAGCCTCTTTATGTTTTGGCGCACAAAGCCTACGCTTATGGTCGGGCGTTTTCAAAATACGGTAGAAGAAATCAACCAAGCTTATGTGCGTGACCACGGCATTGCCGTGGTACGGCGCAATTCCGGCGGCGGAACGATTTACACCGACGAAAGCGCATGGCAGTTTTCGTTTATCATCAAAAATTACGCACAAAGTGAAATCTCGTTTCAGTCGTTTACGCGCCCCATAGCCGATTGTTTAAAAAAAATAGGCATACAAGCGGAATTCGGCAGCAGAAACGATTTGATGATCGGCGGCAAAAAATTTTCGGGCAACGCTCAGTACCGCAAACAGAACGCGATGATCCACCACGGTTCCGTTTTATTCGATACGGATTTATCGGCTCTCACCGAAAGCTTAAACGTATCGAAAGACAAAATAATTTCAAAGGGAATAAAATCGGTGCGAGAACACGTTACGAATGTCGCCGAGCACTTGCGTGTTCCCGTATCGGCCGAAGCATTTAAAACGCTCATGGTTGAAGGAATTTTGCGTTCGGAGGATCGGCGCTATAAACCGGGCGTAAGCGACATAAAACGCATAGAGCAAATCGCCGATTCCAAATTCCGCACATGGGAATGGAATTACGGCCGCTCGCCCGCATTCGGCATTGAGCGCAAAAAACGCTTTGCCGCGGGCGGCGTTCAAGTTAAATTGAACATCGTAAACGGCATAATCGAAGACTGTAAAATCTTCGGCGACTTTTTCGAATCGGGAAACATTGCGGCGGCCGAACAAGCGCTGTGCGGCATCCCGTACACAAGGGAAGCCGTTGCGCAAAGGGTCGATTCGCACAAACTCTACGAAAACTTCTATCTTCTCGGCCGCAGCGAACTTATCGAAAGCATTATCGAATAA
- the lipA gene encoding lipoyl synthase → MYARKPEWLKLKYTETSHSEVSLLMKKYSLNTVCREANCPNLGECYKKGTATFMILGSRCTRNCPFCNVESGSPLAPDPAEPEHVAQAVEKLRLKYSVITSVTRDDLPDEGAAHFAHTIRAIKSLCPDVKVEVLIPDMHAKPELLDIVLSAKPDVLNHNMETVERLYPTVRPQAKYRRSLDVLRYAKETYAAITKTGIMVGLGETEDEVFKLMDDVLDTGCDILTIGQYLRPTPNHIAVAEYVHPDQFKKYKETGMQKGFRYVASAPFVRSSYNAAEAFLCGSL, encoded by the coding sequence ATGTACGCACGAAAGCCCGAATGGCTGAAGTTAAAATATACCGAAACTTCTCATTCCGAAGTTTCCCTTTTGATGAAAAAGTATTCGCTCAACACGGTGTGCCGCGAAGCGAATTGCCCCAATTTGGGCGAATGCTACAAAAAGGGAACCGCAACTTTTATGATACTGGGAAGCAGGTGTACAAGGAACTGCCCCTTTTGCAATGTCGAAAGCGGCAGCCCCCTTGCGCCGGATCCCGCCGAACCGGAACATGTCGCTCAAGCCGTTGAAAAGCTGCGGCTGAAGTATTCGGTTATTACGAGCGTTACCCGCGACGATTTGCCCGACGAAGGCGCCGCTCACTTTGCGCACACGATTCGGGCGATAAAATCGCTTTGCCCGGACGTAAAAGTCGAAGTGCTTATTCCCGATATGCATGCAAAACCCGAACTGCTCGACATCGTGCTTAGCGCAAAGCCGGACGTATTGAATCACAATATGGAAACCGTCGAGCGGCTGTACCCTACCGTACGTCCGCAGGCAAAGTACCGCCGATCGCTTGACGTGCTGCGCTACGCAAAAGAAACATATGCGGCCATTACAAAAACCGGTATTATGGTCGGCTTGGGCGAAACCGAAGACGAAGTTTTTAAGCTGATGGATGACGTATTGGATACAGGCTGCGATATTTTGACAATAGGCCAATACCTGCGCCCCACTCCGAATCACATTGCGGTCGCCGAATACGTTCACCCCGATCAATTTAAAAAATACAAAGAAACGGGAATGCAAAAAGGCTTCCGCTACGTTGCAAGCGCGCCCTTTGTGCGCAGTTCTTACAACGCCGCCGAAGCGTTTTTATGCGGCAGCCTATGA
- a CDS encoding P83/100 family protein produces MKKLVFFVAAVFFAGTAFFASALEVDRAELQSAGANSVVFINYTGPHQIINTVEQIRSIGSGLGGSISANSARESRAGQASRYYVIHAVDPSTTEKLDADILILGEQAIVDHIDNLRRIIAAYLESAYGYSRKDSQTLAVFVTVYNAVYRGKLDVFKQKYKTVVTKNLTADKAGLALNYAEWPGKTQIVIPLSDVRSGGLSTVDTSVISDTKVIESMKKEPDKNIEQRKSMVTIKEKEAEKSQAKAEQSQKQATEAKKEATEAKKEATEAKKEATEAKKVVTVEKQKLEEAKKEAETAKQKAAENPKDAEAQKKAAETKKEAAKQQEKVAEAEKKADTAEKKAGEAEQKADTAEKKADTLVKKAEAEQIIADKKQSEAQKERIEIAKDQQQLIRESAGLDAIINAAYGLKITDEKEQLSGLVLVDKKTGRTVKESPVTVIRNRVVYPAGKEYIAVAGKTGGNAAVRLVKLDEKNMEIVAQSDEILAANSVLVKDGAFYYVVIQDGKNYVAAKYDGNLKQVLKSNVAVMPATPITVTADGVMVTDTYGFAKLLKADDLQGIE; encoded by the coding sequence ATGAAAAAACTTGTTTTCTTTGTTGCCGCAGTATTTTTTGCAGGCACCGCATTTTTCGCATCGGCACTGGAAGTCGACCGAGCGGAACTGCAATCGGCAGGCGCCAATTCAGTCGTATTTATCAACTATACGGGGCCCCATCAAATTATAAATACCGTAGAACAAATCCGCAGCATCGGCTCCGGATTGGGCGGCAGCATATCCGCAAATTCAGCCCGCGAAAGCAGGGCCGGACAAGCATCGCGCTATTATGTTATCCACGCGGTCGATCCTTCAACAACCGAAAAACTCGACGCGGACATATTGATTTTAGGCGAGCAGGCTATCGTGGATCACATCGACAATTTGCGCCGCATTATCGCCGCATATTTGGAAAGCGCGTACGGCTACAGCCGGAAAGATTCGCAAACGCTTGCCGTATTTGTGACCGTGTACAACGCGGTATACCGCGGTAAACTTGATGTTTTTAAACAAAAATATAAAACCGTCGTTACGAAAAACTTAACGGCCGATAAAGCCGGCCTTGCGCTCAACTATGCCGAATGGCCCGGCAAAACTCAGATCGTTATTCCGTTGTCCGATGTACGTTCAGGCGGCCTGAGCACGGTCGATACGAGCGTCATTTCGGATACGAAAGTCATCGAATCGATGAAAAAAGAGCCGGATAAAAATATCGAACAACGCAAAAGCATGGTAACGATAAAGGAAAAAGAAGCCGAAAAATCTCAGGCAAAAGCCGAGCAGTCGCAAAAACAGGCAACCGAAGCTAAAAAGGAAGCAACCGAAGCTAAAAAAGAAGCGACCGAAGCTAAAAAAGAAGCGACCGAAGCTAAAAAAGTCGTAACCGTCGAAAAGCAAAAGCTGGAAGAAGCTAAAAAAGAAGCGGAAACCGCCAAACAAAAGGCTGCGGAAAATCCTAAAGATGCCGAGGCACAAAAAAAGGCTGCCGAAACTAAAAAAGAAGCTGCAAAGCAGCAGGAAAAAGTTGCCGAAGCCGAAAAGAAAGCCGATACGGCAGAAAAGAAGGCCGGCGAAGCCGAACAGAAAGCCGATACGGCCGAAAAAAAGGCCGATACGCTTGTAAAGAAAGCCGAAGCCGAACAGATTATCGCCGATAAAAAACAGTCGGAAGCTCAAAAAGAGCGCATAGAAATCGCCAAAGATCAGCAGCAGCTTATCCGCGAAAGCGCCGGTTTGGATGCAATTATAAATGCCGCCTACGGCTTAAAGATTACCGACGAAAAAGAGCAGCTTTCCGGCTTGGTGCTTGTCGATAAAAAAACGGGCCGCACGGTAAAAGAATCGCCGGTTACGGTTATCAGAAACCGCGTTGTCTATCCTGCGGGAAAAGAATATATCGCCGTTGCGGGAAAAACAGGCGGCAATGCGGCAGTCAGGCTCGTAAAGCTCGACGAAAAAAATATGGAAATAGTCGCCCAAAGCGATGAAATCCTTGCAGCAAATTCGGTACTCGTAAAAGACGGAGCGTTTTACTACGTCGTCATTCAGGACGGGAAAAACTATGTTGCCGCAAAATACGACGGCAATTTAAAACAGGTTTTAAAATCGAACGTAGCGGTTATGCCGGCAACTCCGATCACCGTTACCGCCGACGGCGTTATGGTAACCGATACCTACGGTTTTGCCAAATTGCTGAAAGCCGACGATTTACAGGGAATTGAATAA
- a CDS encoding PQQ-binding-like beta-propeller repeat protein has translation MNIKKRGNCAVYFLPMTIFTVIFALSVCPPLSAQIDTVTESEWQSVLGGDAVSSPKRTSYGFVSISEGRILSACTGTGTVIWRRSLPDMPSQWYCVTDKDFIYLVSSSGKKLALYSPDGIMLWQTELEEKAAGEPLAGRDGRVFIAGKNSVSCYGTRGTRKWSIPLPESSDFPLTEMNDGSLLYIPAATKNGASMGIRLSPYGEKLEDIVFTAKISSIFPHVNGPVIGFTTGTVGCAAVVPPPAPKAGAASALKNAVDSDTGATTQTLWSIPPSKSGSVPELIVPGSDGFCVLYSDSSLCEYDFKTRKILWSVKNNKLRAGKNFFSFFDGTSYLFAATSSSQSYAVSYAAAGTKTEAGKILREKIIRTESGSRFPIITPSLHLIVCNDKWVVTAYSLLNKNEELPAEKYEFRPQTAQTYGAFTNSIKSRAQENGKTVADARYESVADIAESLRSGDFGIKEYGYKRRIENAVADYSDEYLSSNTRSANVTEKNNTLFLIEHFETTDFNYAVPLFLQREEDPVLIAATLRAAGGIGYDPDGKMLASIEHVYLSKRTKLGDAALVELAEAVYEICRYMGRPAFIKRGKAVLSDMFSGTKGILQQKVRAVMLRFIELENPGKTK, from the coding sequence ATGAATATAAAAAAACGCGGGAATTGTGCCGTTTATTTTTTACCGATGACGATTTTTACCGTAATTTTTGCCCTTTCGGTATGCCCTCCGCTGTCCGCACAAATCGACACCGTCACCGAAAGCGAATGGCAGTCCGTTTTGGGAGGCGATGCGGTATCTTCTCCCAAGCGGACAAGCTACGGATTTGTGAGCATAAGCGAAGGACGGATTTTAAGCGCGTGTACGGGAACCGGTACCGTCATTTGGCGGCGCAGTCTGCCCGATATGCCTTCACAGTGGTACTGCGTTACCGACAAAGATTTTATATACCTTGTTTCGTCGTCGGGAAAAAAGCTTGCCTTATACAGTCCCGACGGAATTATGCTGTGGCAAACCGAATTGGAAGAAAAAGCTGCCGGAGAACCGCTTGCCGGCCGCGACGGTCGGGTTTTTATTGCCGGGAAAAATTCGGTAAGCTGTTACGGTACCCGCGGAACGCGCAAATGGAGCATTCCGCTTCCCGAATCTTCCGACTTTCCGCTTACGGAAATGAACGACGGCAGTTTACTGTATATTCCCGCCGCGACAAAAAACGGGGCGAGTATGGGAATACGCTTGTCGCCCTACGGCGAAAAGCTTGAAGATATCGTGTTTACCGCAAAAATATCTTCGATTTTTCCGCATGTAAACGGCCCCGTTATCGGCTTTACGACGGGAACGGTCGGCTGTGCGGCCGTTGTCCCGCCCCCCGCCCCCAAAGCCGGTGCGGCTTCCGCTTTAAAAAACGCCGTCGATTCGGATACCGGAGCAACTACGCAAACCCTCTGGTCGATTCCGCCTTCGAAAAGCGGTTCCGTTCCGGAATTGATTGTACCGGGGAGCGACGGTTTTTGCGTGCTGTATTCGGATTCGAGCTTGTGCGAATATGACTTTAAAACACGCAAAATTTTGTGGAGCGTAAAAAACAACAAGCTCAGAGCGGGAAAAAACTTTTTTTCGTTTTTCGACGGAACTTCCTACCTTTTTGCCGCAACGTCAAGTTCGCAAAGCTACGCCGTTTCTTATGCCGCGGCGGGCACAAAAACGGAAGCCGGAAAAATTTTACGCGAAAAAATAATACGCACCGAAAGCGGCAGTCGCTTTCCGATTATTACGCCCTCGCTTCATTTGATCGTCTGCAACGATAAATGGGTTGTTACGGCCTATTCTTTGCTCAATAAAAACGAAGAGCTTCCGGCCGAAAAATACGAGTTCAGACCGCAAACGGCGCAAACATACGGCGCCTTTACGAACAGCATAAAATCGCGCGCGCAGGAAAACGGAAAAACGGTTGCGGATGCGCGGTACGAAAGCGTCGCCGATATTGCAGAAAGTTTGCGTTCGGGCGATTTCGGCATAAAAGAATACGGTTATAAAAGGCGTATAGAAAATGCCGTGGCCGACTATTCGGACGAATACCTTTCGTCAAACACCCGCTCGGCAAACGTCACCGAAAAAAACAATACGCTTTTTCTTATCGAGCATTTTGAAACGACGGATTTTAACTACGCCGTTCCGCTGTTTTTACAGCGCGAAGAAGATCCCGTTTTGATCGCGGCGACTTTGCGGGCCGCCGGCGGCATCGGTTACGATCCGGACGGAAAAATGCTTGCATCCATCGAACATGTGTATTTGTCTAAACGGACAAAACTCGGCGACGCCGCTTTGGTTGAATTGGCCGAAGCCGTATACGAAATCTGCCGCTACATGGGCCGCCCCGCTTTTATAAAACGGGGAAAAGCCGTCTTGTCGGATATGTTTTCCGGCACCAAAGGAATACTGCAGCAAAAAGTCCGCGCGGTTATGCTCCGCTTTATAGAACTTGAAAATCCCGGCAAAACAAAGTAA
- a CDS encoding class I SAM-dependent RNA methyltransferase, with amino-acid sequence MNCIIAQKMVFGGDCIAKIDGKTVFIEGGILPGEKAEVETVVSRKDYDRALVKKILIPDAARRKAFCDFYGICGGCNFQHADYALQLELKKRIVEELLARSFGSVPHEGDVAFPPLPDIKIVSGPEKEYRSRFQLHNGGLKKRNADSVVFIDDCPCAVPVLRDFLRYKNTLKKSAVFPVPAERVSVCAAGDTVVTGRDAQTVRSVDIAGKRIFFDVNGFFQSNLFVLEQALPLITDGLCGKRLLDMYGGTGVLSLFAADKFEEVTIVESDEKPLALAKRTYKENGIAEAPLTRAMHGKVWAKRYAGTAGLFDAVIVDPPRTGIESAVIDYLCAAKPPVIRSLSCDPATHARDLKKLLCAGYTISDFYLLDFYPQTSHIETLARLTFTKNKPERKL; translated from the coding sequence GTGAATTGCATTATAGCACAAAAAATGGTTTTTGGGGGAGACTGCATCGCAAAAATCGACGGGAAAACGGTCTTTATTGAAGGCGGAATTTTACCCGGCGAAAAAGCCGAAGTCGAAACGGTCGTTTCAAGAAAAGACTACGACCGGGCGCTTGTAAAAAAAATCCTTATCCCCGATGCCGCGCGGCGCAAAGCTTTTTGCGATTTTTACGGTATCTGCGGCGGATGCAATTTTCAACATGCCGATTACGCTTTACAGCTCGAACTGAAAAAGCGTATTGTAGAAGAATTGCTTGCGCGTTCGTTCGGCTCCGTACCGCACGAAGGCGATGTCGCTTTTCCGCCGCTGCCCGACATCAAAATCGTTTCCGGACCCGAAAAAGAATACCGCAGCCGTTTTCAGCTTCATAACGGCGGATTAAAAAAGCGGAACGCCGATTCGGTTGTTTTTATCGACGATTGTCCGTGCGCCGTTCCCGTGTTGCGCGATTTTTTGCGTTATAAAAATACTTTAAAAAAATCCGCCGTTTTTCCCGTTCCGGCCGAACGCGTAAGCGTATGTGCCGCAGGCGACACGGTCGTTACGGGGCGCGATGCGCAAACGGTGCGGTCGGTCGATATAGCCGGAAAGCGCATTTTTTTTGACGTAAACGGATTTTTTCAATCGAATCTTTTTGTGCTCGAACAAGCCCTTCCCCTCATTACCGACGGCTTGTGCGGCAAACGCCTGCTCGACATGTACGGCGGAACGGGCGTTCTTTCCCTCTTTGCCGCCGATAAATTCGAAGAAGTTACGATTGTCGAATCCGACGAAAAGCCGCTTGCGCTCGCAAAACGCACTTACAAAGAAAACGGTATCGCCGAAGCTCCTCTTACGCGCGCAATGCACGGAAAAGTTTGGGCAAAACGCTATGCGGGAACGGCAGGCCTCTTCGATGCGGTAATCGTCGATCCCCCGCGTACGGGAATCGAAAGCGCCGTGATCGATTATCTGTGCGCGGCAAAGCCTCCCGTCATTCGGTCGCTTTCCTGCGATCCTGCAACTCACGCGCGCGATTTGAAAAAGCTCCTTTGCGCAGGTTATACAATAAGCGATTTTTACCTGCTTGATTTTTATCCGCAAACGTCCCATATTGAAACGCTTGCCCGTTTGACTTTTACAAAAAATAAACCGGAAAGGAAATTGTGA